The window GACTTTATTTATTGCCATTTTAACTTCTGTGGTATCACTTCTTCTTGTAATTGGTATCACAAGACATCTATCACCTTTTATATAAGTTTCTGGTGATAAATACAATTCTGAGCAAGGTACAGCTTTAGCTGTTATATTATTATATTTTGAGAAAACAGATGCTGATGTTTGTGCTAAATACAACGAAGTTCCACATCCAGTAAATATGACTTCATCTGGATTTACCTCACTGAAAACTTTATTAATCGTTTCTGTAATCTCATCCAATGTTTCAATTACCCCTGAAAATGCGTCACCTTGTTCAAATATTTCTTTTATTGTGTATTTTCCTAATTTCTTTTCCATTTCTTTACCTCCGTCACTATTATAAAAATTTAATTCATTTCATATTATTTTTAACCTTTAACAGAACCAGCTGTTAATCCTTGTATCATATATTTTTGTAAAAATATAAACAAAATAAGTAATGGTATACTTGCCATAACAGAAACCGTCATGACATTGCCCCAGTCATAAGATAATTCACCTAAATATCTCATTGATATACCATTTGATAGAGTCCTTATCTTATCATCCGTTATAAGTGTTAGACAATATAGATAATCATCCCATGCTATAAGAAATGTATATAACCCTATTGCCAGAATACCTGGACTACAAAGAGGCAGAATGACTTTAATCAAAGTTGATAATCTTCCACACCCATCTATGTATGCAGCTTCTTCTAGCGCTCTAGGTATATCATCAAAAAATCCTTTCATCAACCACATACAAAAAGGAACATTAGCAGCAGTTAATGTAAGTATTACAGCAGCTCTCGTATTAAGCAATCCAACATTTTTGAATGTTGAATATAAAGCTGTAATGATACCTACTACCGGGAAAATGGAAACTGATAAAAAAGC is drawn from Vallitalea longa and contains these coding sequences:
- a CDS encoding carbohydrate ABC transporter permease; this translates as MNSKPKKRSYIILIILLVFLVGPILWMFVTSFKDNIAIYKIPPEWLPHKPTLSNYINIFKDKLFMTYYMNNFITAFLTTFLTIIISILAGYSFSRFKFRGSQILLMAFLSVSIFPVVGIITALYSTFKNVGLLNTRAAVILTLTAANVPFCMWLMKGFFDDIPRALEEAAYIDGCGRLSTLIKVILPLCSPGILAIGLYTFLIAWDDYLYCLTLITDDKIRTLSNGISMRYLGELSYDWGNVMTVSVMASIPLLILFIFLQKYMIQGLTAGSVKG